The following are encoded in a window of Maylandia zebra isolate NMK-2024a linkage group LG5, Mzebra_GT3a, whole genome shotgun sequence genomic DNA:
- the tusc2b gene encoding tumor suppressor 2, mitochondrial calcium regulator b — protein MGGSGSKSKGFWPFSGSGSSDDPTKDGNEQTLARVRSFPGATPFVFTRRSSMFFDEDGDLAHEFYEETIVTRNGRKKAKLKKIQKNLTPQGIIKLDHPCIHVDFPVVICEA, from the exons ATGGGAGGTAGCGGCTCCAAATCCAAAGGATTTTGGCCTTTTTCTGGCTCAGGTAGTTCAGACGATCCAACCAAAGATGGAAATGAGCAGACACTGGCAAGAGTTCGAAGTTTCCCGGGTGCCACTCCTTTTGTCTTTACAAGAAGAAG CTCAATGTTCTTTGATGAAGACGGTGACTTGGCCCATGAGTTCTACGAAGAGACGATTGTGACAAGAAACGGCCGTAAAAAAGCGAAGCTGAAGAAGATTCAGAAAAACCTCACACCTCAG GGAATTATAAAGCTGGACCATCCGTGCATCCATGTAGATTTCCCAGTTGTCATCTGTGAAGCCTGA
- the hyal2b gene encoding hyaluronidase-2 translates to MEAAFHPFFTTTGQLPWLLLTVFTSWTAFCSAEIKQTRRPLYTQKPVLLAWNAPTQECEPRHRVTLSLSQFDIVATPNEGFVGQNLTIFYKERLGLYPYYKHDGSAVNGGLPQLVSLTEHSKKMPEGLKKYIKVPGAKGLAVIDWEEWRPIWVRNWDAKLIYRNKSYAMIAKKNPTWTSKQVEKVAEQEFELSAQRFMQETLKLAKNMRPNQLWGFYLFPDCYNHDYNKNGLQNYTGHCPSVEVDRNNHLNWLWMECTALFPSVYMEPVLRSTSQGRLFVRNRVKEAMRLASVGDGLARPVYVYTRPTYISQTTLLTETDLVSTIGESVALGAAGVIFWGDTSHASSSANCSTLNDYLKGPLGRYLLNVSTAAEHCSHVLCNFSGRCFRRILDSDIYLHLSPSTHKITSQSGQLKVTGMLSQTEKTFFHKHFQCQCYSGYRGDDCTLKEKEPNRASSVLGTWPLCLLLPLGLLTLLH, encoded by the exons ATGGAGGCTGCATTTCACCCTTTCTTCACCACAACTGGCCAGCTGCCCTGGTTGCTTCTGACTGTGTTTACATCGTGGACAGCCTTTTGTTCTGCAGAAATAAAGCAGACAAGAAGGCCATTATATACCCAGAAGCCAGTTCTTCTTGCCTGGAATGCCCCAACACAGGAGTGTGAACCACGACATAGAGTAACCTTATCTTTGAGCCAGTTTGACATTGTAGCGACCCCCAATGAGGGCTTTGTGGGGCAAAACCTTACAATCTTCTATAAGGAACGTCTTGGGTTGTATCCCTATTATAAGCATGATGGCAGTGCGGTGAATGGAGGCCTTCCACAGCTTGTCAGcctcactgagcactcaaaaaAGATGCCCGAAGgccttaaaaaatacataaaagtgCCAGGGGCAAAAGGTTTGGCTGTTATTGACTGGGAGGAGTGGCGTCCTATATGGGTCAGAAATTGGGATGCTAAACTTATCTATCGAAATAAATCCTATGCAATGATAGCCAAAAAGAACCCTACATGGACCTCAAAACAAGTGGAGAAAGTTGCAGAACAAGAATTTGAGCTATCGGCTCAAAGATTCATGCAGGAGACTTTGAAACTGGCCAAGAATATGAGGCCCAATCAGCTGTGGGGCTTCTACCTGTTTCCAGATTGTTACAACCATGACTACAACAAGAATGGTCTGCAAAACTACACAGGCCACTGTCCTTCAGTGGAGGTGGACCGCAATAATCATCTCAACTGGTTGTGGATGGAATGTACAGCACTTTTCCCGTCAGTATACATGGAACCTGTGCTACGCTCAACGAGCCAAGGGCGCCTTTTTGTCCGGAACAGGGTGAAGGAGGCAATGCGCCTGGCATCTGTTGGGGATGGATTAGCACGTCCTGTTTATGTTTACACCCGACCTACCTATATCAGTCAAACGACTCTCCTAACTGAG acagATTTGGTCTCCACAATTGGTGAGAGTGTTGCACTTGGAGCTGCAGGTGTAATCTTCTGGGGCGACACCTCTCATGCAAGCAGCAGT GCCAACTGCTCAACCCTAAATGATTATCTTAAGGGACCGCTGGGTCGGTACCTGCTCAATGTGTCCACAGCAGCAGAGCACTGCAGTCATGTGCTATGTAATTTCAGCGGCCGCTGTTTTCGCAGAATATTGGACAGCGATATATATCTGCATCTCAGCCCTTCAACACACAAGATAACTAGTCAGAGTGGCCAGCTCAAGGTTACAGGAATGCTCAGCCAAACTGAGAAGACTTTTTTCCACAAGCACTTCCAGTGCCAGTGCTACAGTGGGTACAGGGGTGATGACTGTACTTTGAAAGAAAAAGAGCCCAATAGAGCCTCCTCTGTATTAGGGACTTGGCCTCTTTGCCTTTTACTTCCGCTCGGACTCCTTACTCTTCTACATTGA